In Pseudomonas fakonensis, one DNA window encodes the following:
- a CDS encoding cyclic peptide export ABC transporter, whose translation MSHQPPGALRQLLGLLRPFWPTVSVATLLGMLGGLSITALLATINNGLHNEGGLQQGVVLAFIGLCVVALLSSICSDIGTNYVGQHVIAALRKQLGEKVLAAPIEQIEQYRSHRLIPVLTHDVDTVSDFAYVFAPLAISLTVTLGCLGYLAYLSLPMFLLVLVAIGIGSVIQYAARAKGIRGFVAARDAEDQLQKHYQAIAEGAKELRIHRTRRQRMLNHGIRATADGIRDTQVRSINTFVIAKSLGSMLFFLVIGLALTLQSMWPANDKTVISGFVLVLLYMKGPLEHLITTLPIVSKAQIALRRIAELSERFSSPEPHLLLENAPGSSGQAVNSLELVDVTYTYPASPGVEPFSVGPVSFKVQPGEILFIVGGNGCGKTTLIKLLLGLYEPSQGHVAVNGQAVVASTRDDYRQLFTTVFADYYLFDEVIGGEQAAPDDAQKYLARLQLAHKVQLLDGAFSTTDLSTGQRKRLALLNAWLEGRPVLVFDEWAADQDPTFRKVFYTELLPDLKRLGKTIIVISHDDRYFPVADQLLRLERGRVVAETEPA comes from the coding sequence ATGAGTCATCAACCTCCCGGGGCGCTGCGCCAACTGCTGGGCCTGCTGCGCCCCTTCTGGCCGACGGTGAGCGTCGCCACCCTGCTGGGGATGCTCGGCGGCCTGAGCATCACCGCCTTGCTGGCGACCATCAACAACGGCCTGCACAACGAGGGCGGGCTGCAGCAAGGCGTGGTCCTGGCATTCATCGGCCTGTGCGTGGTGGCACTGCTCAGCAGCATCTGCTCGGACATCGGCACCAACTACGTGGGCCAGCATGTGATCGCCGCGCTGCGCAAGCAGCTGGGCGAAAAGGTCCTGGCCGCGCCCATCGAGCAGATCGAGCAGTACCGCAGCCACCGGCTCATCCCGGTGCTCACCCATGACGTCGACACCGTCAGCGACTTTGCCTACGTGTTCGCCCCGCTGGCGATCTCCCTCACCGTGACCCTGGGCTGCCTGGGCTACCTGGCCTACCTGTCGTTGCCGATGTTCCTGCTGGTGCTGGTGGCGATCGGCATTGGCAGCGTCATCCAGTACGCCGCGCGGGCCAAGGGCATTCGGGGCTTCGTCGCGGCCCGTGATGCCGAAGACCAGCTGCAAAAGCACTACCAGGCCATCGCCGAAGGCGCCAAGGAACTGCGTATCCACCGCACCCGCCGCCAGCGCATGCTCAACCACGGGATCCGCGCCACGGCCGATGGCATCCGCGATACCCAGGTACGCTCGATCAATACCTTTGTCATCGCCAAGAGCCTGGGCTCGATGCTGTTCTTCCTGGTCATCGGCCTGGCGCTGACGCTGCAATCGATGTGGCCGGCCAACGACAAGACGGTCATCAGCGGCTTCGTGCTGGTACTGCTTTACATGAAGGGCCCGCTGGAGCACCTGATCACCACCCTGCCGATCGTCAGCAAGGCGCAGATCGCCCTGCGCCGCATCGCCGAACTGTCCGAGCGGTTTTCCTCGCCCGAACCGCATCTGCTGCTGGAAAACGCTCCGGGCAGCAGCGGCCAGGCCGTAAACAGCCTGGAGCTGGTCGACGTCACCTACACCTACCCGGCAAGCCCGGGCGTCGAACCCTTCAGCGTGGGGCCGGTGAGTTTCAAGGTGCAGCCCGGAGAGATCCTGTTCATCGTCGGTGGCAACGGCTGCGGCAAGACCACCCTGATCAAGCTGCTGCTGGGCCTGTACGAGCCAAGCCAGGGGCATGTGGCGGTCAACGGGCAGGCGGTGGTGGCCAGCACCCGCGACGACTACCGCCAACTGTTCACCACGGTGTTCGCCGACTACTACCTGTTCGACGAGGTGATCGGTGGCGAGCAGGCCGCTCCTGACGATGCGCAGAAGTACCTGGCCCGCCTGCAACTGGCGCACAAGGTGCAGTTGCTCGACGGCGCCTTCAGCACCACCGACCTGTCCACCGGCCAACGCAAGCGCCTGGCGCTGCTCAATGCCTGGCTGGAAGGTCGCCCGGTGCTGGTGTTCGACGAGTGGGCCGCCGACCAGGACCCAACCTTCAGGAAGGTGTTCTATACCGAGCTGCTGCCCGACCTCAAGCGCCTGGGCAAGACCATCATCGTCATCTCCCACGACGACCGCTACTTCCCGGTGGCCGACCAGCTGTTGCGCCTGGAGCGCGGCCGCGTGGTGGCCGAAACCGAACCCGCCTGA
- a CDS encoding TonB-dependent siderophore receptor, giving the protein MQSRPSLSPLARALWLKRSLSLGLPAAVMASALTTSLAAQAQTQTYDFSIGAQPLSSALMRLAEQTGLQVLYSPDTLDSLSTSGVRGRLTVEDAVRQLLGGTPLHYNLDGNTLTVLGQDSTSAMTLDPSLVSSSRLNDSPWGETKGYVARRTATGTKTDSSMLENPQAISVVTREQMDDMGVQRLDQALRYTSGIRSDSGGANNAADNIYLRGYAISFTYRDGLRLRPLGFFGMFSEEPYGMERVEVLKGPTSILYGQADPGGMVNSISKRPTDYDRGEIGISGGTGNRRQAKFDISGPLDDEKTLMYRLVGLGREADGMYDHTDDDRAYIAPSFTWRPNEQTSLTVLASYQKNKALAPTTIPWAAVNGTSPYGKVPMDRFVGEPSFDFEEVESTSLGYEFSHEFNDTWSVRQNVRWSDYDNQENYLARSFGASSTGLITGPDGVPNASINRQWQIRHAYGSHLALDNQLQARFDTGPISHTALFGIDYSWSKSIRNERWGNASPINVFDPAYGSPVDTSVNTSWVNNLQRVTQVGYYFQDQLKWDRWVLTVGGREDRARTRTEDRFTDIETTDQHWRDFTGRAGLVYLFDNGFAPYISYSESFNPVVGTTGPGQGSKPFVPETAKQYEVGVRYQPPGTDTQITLSVYDLTKQNAVTTDPDDIFNSIQTGEVRSKGAELEAITTVMDDLKLIGSLSYSDVEVTKSNDGNEGKRPFKAPAKLASLWADYAIPFDPLQGLSIGVGVRYTGWTFGDSMNTFKVPSYTLWDAAVRYDLGKLDPSLRGAQAAVNVNNLTDKYYVASCFFYQACNLGEGRSVVAELSYKW; this is encoded by the coding sequence GTGCAGTCCCGCCCTTCCCTATCTCCGCTTGCCCGAGCCCTGTGGCTCAAGCGTTCGCTGTCCCTGGGCCTGCCGGCCGCGGTCATGGCCTCGGCACTGACCACGTCCCTGGCAGCCCAGGCGCAAACCCAGACCTACGACTTCAGCATCGGCGCCCAGCCGCTTTCCAGCGCGCTGATGCGTCTGGCCGAGCAGACCGGCCTGCAGGTGCTGTACAGCCCCGACACCCTCGACAGCCTGAGCACCTCAGGCGTACGCGGGCGGCTGACGGTGGAAGATGCGGTGCGCCAGCTGCTGGGCGGCACGCCTCTGCACTACAACCTCGATGGCAATACCCTGACCGTGCTCGGCCAGGACTCCACCAGCGCCATGACCCTGGACCCGAGCCTGGTGTCCTCCAGCCGCCTCAACGACTCGCCGTGGGGCGAGACCAAAGGCTACGTCGCCCGGCGCACTGCCACCGGTACCAAGACCGACTCCTCGATGCTGGAAAACCCCCAGGCCATCTCGGTGGTGACCCGCGAGCAGATGGACGACATGGGCGTGCAGCGCCTGGACCAGGCCCTGCGCTACACCTCGGGCATTCGCTCCGACTCGGGCGGCGCCAACAACGCCGCCGACAACATCTACCTGCGCGGCTACGCCATTTCCTTCACCTACCGTGACGGCCTGCGTCTGCGCCCGCTGGGCTTCTTCGGCATGTTCAGCGAAGAGCCGTACGGCATGGAACGGGTCGAAGTGCTCAAGGGCCCGACCTCGATTCTCTACGGCCAGGCCGACCCCGGCGGCATGGTCAACTCGATCTCCAAGCGCCCCACCGACTATGACCGTGGCGAGATCGGCATCTCCGGCGGCACCGGCAATCGCCGCCAGGCCAAGTTCGACATCAGCGGCCCGCTGGACGATGAAAAGACCCTGATGTACCGCCTGGTCGGCCTGGGCCGCGAAGCCGACGGCATGTACGACCACACCGATGACGACCGCGCATACATCGCTCCCAGCTTCACCTGGCGACCGAACGAGCAGACCAGCCTGACCGTGCTGGCCTCGTACCAGAAGAACAAGGCGTTGGCCCCTACCACCATTCCCTGGGCTGCCGTCAACGGCACCAGCCCCTATGGCAAGGTGCCCATGGACCGCTTCGTCGGCGAGCCGAGTTTCGATTTCGAGGAAGTCGAAAGCACCTCGCTGGGCTACGAGTTCAGCCACGAGTTCAACGACACCTGGAGCGTGCGCCAGAATGTGCGCTGGAGCGACTATGACAACCAGGAGAACTACCTGGCGCGCTCCTTCGGTGCAAGCTCCACGGGCCTGATCACCGGCCCCGACGGCGTGCCCAATGCCTCGATCAACCGCCAGTGGCAGATTCGCCATGCCTACGGCAGCCACCTGGCGCTGGACAACCAGTTGCAGGCGCGTTTCGACACCGGCCCGATTTCCCATACCGCGCTGTTCGGCATCGATTACAGCTGGAGCAAGTCGATCCGCAACGAGCGCTGGGGCAATGCCTCGCCGATCAACGTGTTCGACCCGGCCTATGGCAGCCCGGTGGACACCTCGGTGAACACCAGCTGGGTCAACAACCTGCAACGTGTCACCCAAGTCGGCTACTACTTCCAGGACCAGCTCAAGTGGGATCGCTGGGTGTTGACCGTGGGCGGCCGCGAGGACCGCGCGCGGACCCGCACCGAAGACCGCTTCACCGACATCGAGACCACCGACCAGCACTGGCGCGACTTCACCGGCCGTGCGGGCCTTGTGTACCTGTTCGACAACGGCTTTGCTCCGTACATCAGCTACAGCGAGTCGTTCAATCCGGTGGTCGGCACCACCGGCCCGGGCCAGGGCAGCAAGCCGTTCGTGCCGGAAACCGCCAAGCAGTATGAAGTGGGTGTGCGCTATCAGCCGCCGGGCACCGACACCCAGATCACCTTGTCGGTGTATGACCTGACCAAGCAGAACGCCGTCACCACCGACCCGGACGATATCTTCAACAGCATCCAGACCGGCGAAGTGCGCTCCAAAGGTGCAGAGCTGGAAGCCATCACCACGGTGATGGACGACCTGAAGCTGATCGGCTCGCTGTCCTACAGCGACGTCGAGGTGACCAAGAGCAACGACGGTAACGAAGGCAAACGCCCGTTCAAGGCCCCTGCCAAGCTGGCTTCGCTGTGGGCTGACTACGCCATCCCGTTCGACCCGCTGCAGGGCCTGAGCATCGGCGTGGGCGTGCGCTACACCGGCTGGACCTTCGGTGACAGCATGAACACCTTCAAGGTGCCGTCCTACACCCTGTGGGACGCGGCGGTTCGCTATGACCTGGGCAAGCTCGACCCGAGCCTGCGTGGGGCCCAGGCAGCGGTCAACGTCAACAACCTGACCGACAAGTACTACGTGGCATCGTGCTTCTTCTATCAGGCGTGCAACCTGGGCGAAGGCCGCAGCGTGGTCGCCGAACTCAGCTACAAGTGGTGA
- a CDS encoding alpha/beta hydrolase, which produces MPVHPDLAAFLELAELGRLSGATRALHELPVDQAREVFEQASDILDPTPPGDLQVTAHQVQLDDGQVLAARLYRPQGAQGALPVIFYLHGGGYVVGSLDSHDSICRRLAADGRFAVFAPAYRRAPEHPFPGPLDDVRGAANWLAGQAQALQLDVGRVIFAGDSVGASLATVLAIIAAREPERLQLQPKGQLLLYPVTDISHERASHQRYAEGYLLETETLRWFYQQYLGTSGRADDWRVSPLLQGDLSGLAPAYLAVAEYDPLFDEGLAYAQALREQGNALTLQVAEGLTHDFLRMSGMVEEVGAIYAGLLDWASARVA; this is translated from the coding sequence ATGCCTGTGCATCCTGACCTGGCCGCGTTCCTCGAACTGGCCGAACTGGGCCGCCTGAGCGGCGCCACCCGTGCCTTGCACGAACTGCCTGTGGACCAGGCGCGCGAGGTGTTCGAGCAGGCCTCGGACATTCTTGACCCGACCCCGCCGGGCGACCTGCAGGTGACCGCCCACCAGGTGCAGCTGGACGATGGCCAGGTGCTCGCTGCGCGGCTGTACCGGCCACAGGGCGCCCAGGGGGCGCTGCCGGTGATCTTCTACCTGCACGGTGGCGGTTATGTGGTCGGCAGCCTCGATTCCCATGACTCGATCTGCCGCCGCCTGGCCGCCGATGGGCGCTTTGCGGTGTTCGCGCCGGCCTATCGGCGTGCCCCGGAGCACCCGTTCCCCGGGCCTCTGGACGATGTGCGCGGCGCGGCCAACTGGCTGGCCGGGCAGGCCCAGGCCCTGCAACTGGATGTTGGGCGGGTGATCTTCGCCGGTGACAGCGTCGGTGCCAGCCTGGCCACGGTGCTGGCGATCATCGCGGCACGCGAACCTGAGCGCCTGCAATTGCAGCCCAAAGGGCAACTGCTGCTGTACCCGGTGACCGATATCAGCCATGAACGTGCTTCGCATCAGCGTTATGCCGAAGGCTACCTGCTGGAGACCGAGACCTTGCGTTGGTTCTACCAGCAGTATCTGGGCACCTCGGGGCGTGCCGATGACTGGCGGGTGTCGCCGTTGTTGCAGGGCGACCTGAGCGGCCTGGCGCCGGCTTACCTGGCGGTGGCCGAGTACGACCCGCTGTTTGACGAGGGTTTGGCCTATGCCCAGGCGCTGCGTGAGCAGGGCAATGCATTGACGCTGCAGGTCGCCGAAGGGCTGACCCATGACTTTTTGCGGATGTCGGGCATGGTGGAAGAGGTTGGCGCGATCTATGCCGGGCTGCTGGACTGGGCGTCGGCCAGGGTGGCCTGA